The following coding sequences lie in one Cotesia glomerata isolate CgM1 linkage group LG5, MPM_Cglom_v2.3, whole genome shotgun sequence genomic window:
- the LOC123264525 gene encoding FACT complex subunit spt16 isoform X2 produces MATVSLDKETFFRRMKRLYNGWKDGEVGTDDSFSKMDCLVSAVGTDEDIIYSKSMALQTWLLSYELTDTIMILAEDCICFLSSKKKIEFLRQVESGKTEETGVPPVKLFVRDKSDEDKANFGKLIDVIKGSKKGKTLGVFSKENYPGAFMDAWRAAMKVHSFETIDVSAAAAYVMCPKEDVEILTIKKACVVSVDVFTKYLKDQIMEIIDSDKKVKHSKLAEGVDAAVTNKKYVTGVDTSQVDMCYPAIIQSGGNYTLKFSVVSDKNTLHFGTIICSLGARYKSYCSNIVRTLLVNPTSAIEQNYNFLLALQEEIMKKMTPSTKISAVYEAGIAYVKQEKPNMLDHLTKNFGFAMGIEFRESSLMIGPKTHALLKKGMVFNLHVGLSNLNNPAATDKEGKNYALFIGDTVLIGEPGAPATILTNSKKKVKNIGIYLKDEEEEEEEGSGKENEPKPEILGRGKRTAVIESKLRTEHSSEEKRKQHQKELAQQLNEIAKARLAQQSGGKEEEKIRKSTVSYKSLSQMPREPEVKELKLYVDKKYETVILPVFGIPVPFHISTIKNISQSVEGDYTYLRINFFHPGATMGRNEGGSYPQPDATFVKEVTYRSTNTKEPGEISAPSANLNTAFRLIKEVQKKFKNREAEEREKEDLVKQDTLVLTQNKGNPKLKDLYIRPNIVTKRMTGTLEAHSNGFRYTSVRGDKVDILYNNIKNAFFQPGDGEMIILLHFHLKHAIMFGKKKHVDVQFYTEVGEITTDLGKHQHMHDRDDLAAEQSERELRHKLKTAFKSFCEKVETLTKQEIEFDTPFRELGFPGAPFRSTVLLQPTSGCLVHLTEWPPFVITLEDVELVHFERVQFHLKNFDMIFVFKDYHKKIAMVNAIPMNMLDHVKEWLNSCDIRYSEGVQSLNWAKIMKTITDDPEGFFESGGWTFLDPESDAENEEVDDEEEEDDDAYEPTDIESEEESDEDSDYSEASEDSESEEEELGSSEESGKDWSDLEREAAEEDNERSNYPADTYTKNKKKSKHDTPSPSKNRHSSKHKSSSSSKSKSSSKDRDRRSSDKHSPKKSDRHDKHKSSHSSSSSSKKRPRDDSSDRRKSKKSRK; encoded by the exons ATGGCAACCGTATCTCTCGACAAGGAGACATTCTTCCGGCGTATGAAACGCCTGTACAACGGCTGGAAG GATGGCGAAGTCGGGACTGATGACAGCTTTAGCAAAATGGACTGCCTCGTTTCGGCAGTGGGAACTGACGAGGACATAATCTACAGCAAGTCTATGGCTCTTCag ACTTGGTTGCTGAGCTACGAACTTACTGACACTATCATGATCCTCGCTGAGGATTGCATCTGTTTCTTGTCCAGCAAAAAGAAAATCGAATTTCTTCGACAGGTCGAGAGCGGAAAGACTGAAGAAACTGGAGTTCCTcctgttaaattatttgttcgaGACAAG agcgATGAAGACAAAGCAAACTTCGGTAAACTGATCGATGTAATAAAAGGAAGCAAAAAGGGTAAAACACTTGGTGTTTTCTCCAAAGAAAATTATCCTGGAGCTTTTATGGATGCTTGGAGGGCTGCCATGAAGGTTCATTCCTTCGAAACT aTTGACGTGAGCGCAGCAGCAGCCTACGTAATGTGTCCGAAAGAGGACGTAGAAatcttaacaataaaaaaagccTGCGTGGTGTCAGTAGACGTCTTCACCAAGTACCTCAAGGACCAGATAATGGAGATAATCGACTCGGACAAGAAAGTAAAGCACTCAAAGTTAGCCGAGGGCGTGGACGCAGCAGTCACTAACAAAAAGTACGTAACCGGCGTAGATACTTCTCAAGTAGACATGTGTTACCCCGCGATAATCCAGAGCGGGGGTAACTACACGCTCAAGTTCAGCGTGGTGAGCGACAAAAACACGCTCCACTTCGGGACGATTATTTGTTCCCTCGGAGCGAGGTACAAGTCTTACTGCTCGAACATCGTTCGTACGTTGCTGGTCAACCCAACGAGCGCGATCGAGCAGAACTACAACTTCCTTCTAGCTCTTCAGGAGGAAATAATGAAGAAGATGACTCCCAGCACCAAGATCAGCGCGGTCTACGAAGCGGGGATCGCGTATGTTAAGCAAGAGAAGCCCAACATGTTAGAtcatttaactaaaaattttggttttgcGATGGGGATAGAGTTTCGTGAGAGTTCGTTGATGATCGGGCCCAAGACTCATGCTCTGTTGAAGAAAGGCATGGTCTTTAATCTCCACGTGGGTCTGTCGAATTTAAACAACCCTGCGGCGACAGATAAGGAAGGAAAGAACTACGCTTTATTTATTGGAGACACTGTGCTCATCGGTGAGCCCGGAGCTCCTGCGACAATCTTGACCAACTCTAAAAAGAAGGTCAAGAACATCGGAATTTACCTTAAAGATGAagaggaagaagaagaagagggAAGTGGCAAGGAGAACGAACCCAAGCCGGAGATTCTTGGCCGAGGAAAGCGGACCGCTGTTATTGAAAGCAAGCTCAGGACTGAGCACAGCTCCGAGGAGAAGCGCAAGCAGCACCAGAAGGAACTCGCTCAGCAGCTGAATGAAATTGCCAAGGCTAGGCTGGCTCAGCAGTCTGGTGGCAAAGAGGAGGAGAAGATCCGTAAATCTACTGTCTCGTATAAGAGTCTCAGTCAAATGCCAAGAGAGCCGGAAGTCAAAGAGCTGAAGTTGTATGTTGATAAGAAGTACGAGACTGTTATCCTACCGGTGTTCGGAATTCCAGTTCCGTTTCACATATCGACTATCAAAAATATCTCCCAGAGTGTCGAAGGGGATTATACTTACCTCAGAATAAACTTTTTCCATCCTGGAGCTACTATGGGTCGCAATGAAGGCGGGAGTTATCCGCAGCCTGATGCCACTTTTGTTAAAGAAGTCACTTATCGCAGTACCAATACCAAAGAACCTGGAGAGATCTCGGCACCTTCTGCTAACCTCAACACCGCTTTCag attGATAAAAGAAGTCCAGAAAAAGTTCAAGAACCGCGAAGCAGAGGAACGAGAAAAAGAAGACTTGGTAAAGCAAGACACGCTAGTTCTCACGCAAAACAAAGGAAACCCCAAGCTAAAAGATCTGTACATCCGACCAAACATCGTCACCAAGAGAATGACGGGAACCTTGGAAGCCCACTCGAACGGGTTCCGCTACACGTCAGTCCGCGGAGACAAGGTTGACATCCTCTACAACAACATAAAGAACGCGTTCTTCCAGCCGGGCGACGGAGAGATGATCATCCTGCTGCACTTCCATCTGAAGCACGCGATAATGTTCGGGAAAAAGAAACACGTGGACGTGCAGTTCTACACAGAAGTCGGAGAGATCACCACGGATTTAGGCAAGCACCAGCACATGCACGATCGGGATGATCTTGCTGCGGAGCAGTCGGAGCGAGAGCTTAGACACAAGCTGAAGACTGCCTTCAAGAGCTTCTGCGAGAAGGTAGAGACGCTTACTAAGCAGGAGATTGAGTTTGATACTCCCTTCAGAGAGCTGGGATTCCCTGGTGCGCCTTTCAGGTCCACCGTGCTGCTCCAGCCGACCAGCGGTTGTCTAGTTCACTTGACAGAGTGGCCGCCATTCGTCATCACGCTGGAAGACGTCGAGCTGGTCCACTTCGAGCGTGTCCAGTTCCACCTCAAGAACTTTGACATGATTTTTGTCTTTAAAGATTACCACAAAAAAATCGCGATGGTCAACGCCATCCCGATGAACATGCTGGACCATGTCAAGGAGTGGCTGAACTCTTGTGACATAAGATACTCCGAGGGAGTCCAGTCGCTCAACTGGGCCAAGATTATGAAGACCATCACCGACGACCCTGAAGGATTTTTCGAAAGCGGTGGTTGGACCTTCTTGGACCCGGAGAGTGACGCCGAGAATGAAGAAGTTGATgacgaagaagaagaagacgaTGACGCTTACGAGCCCACGGATATTGAGAGCGAGGAGGAGTCTGATGAAGACTCAGATTATTCTGAAGCTTCTGAAGACTCTGAAAGCGAGGAAGAAGAGCTTGGAAGCTCTGAAGAGTCAGGAAAAGATTGGTCTGATCTCGAGCGAGAAGCTGCTGAGGAAGACAATGAAAGGAGCAATTATCCTGCGGATACTTACACCAAGAACAAGAAAAAGTCCAAGCACGACACTCCTTCGCCTTCGAAAAATCGGCACAGCTCCAAGCACAAGAGCTCTTCTAGCTCTAAGAGCAAAAGCAGCTCCAAAGATCGCGATCGCAGGTCTTCTGATAAGCAcag
- the LOC123264525 gene encoding FACT complex subunit spt16 isoform X1 → MATVSLDKETFFRRMKRLYNGWKDGEVGTDDSFSKMDCLVSAVGTDEDIIYSKSMALQTWLLSYELTDTIMILAEDCICFLSSKKKIEFLRQVESGKTEETGVPPVKLFVRDKSDEDKANFGKLIDVIKGSKKGKTLGVFSKENYPGAFMDAWRAAMKVHSFETIDVSAAAAYVMCPKEDVEILTIKKACVVSVDVFTKYLKDQIMEIIDSDKKVKHSKLAEGVDAAVTNKKYVTGVDTSQVDMCYPAIIQSGGNYTLKFSVVSDKNTLHFGTIICSLGARYKSYCSNIVRTLLVNPTSAIEQNYNFLLALQEEIMKKMTPSTKISAVYEAGIAYVKQEKPNMLDHLTKNFGFAMGIEFRESSLMIGPKTHALLKKGMVFNLHVGLSNLNNPAATDKEGKNYALFIGDTVLIGEPGAPATILTNSKKKVKNIGIYLKDEEEEEEEGSGKENEPKPEILGRGKRTAVIESKLRTEHSSEEKRKQHQKELAQQLNEIAKARLAQQSGGKEEEKIRKSTVSYKSLSQMPREPEVKELKLYVDKKYETVILPVFGIPVPFHISTIKNISQSVEGDYTYLRINFFHPGATMGRNEGGSYPQPDATFVKEVTYRSTNTKEPGEISAPSANLNTAFRLIKEVQKKFKNREAEEREKEDLVKQDTLVLTQNKGNPKLKDLYIRPNIVTKRMTGTLEAHSNGFRYTSVRGDKVDILYNNIKNAFFQPGDGEMIILLHFHLKHAIMFGKKKHVDVQFYTEVGEITTDLGKHQHMHDRDDLAAEQSERELRHKLKTAFKSFCEKVETLTKQEIEFDTPFRELGFPGAPFRSTVLLQPTSGCLVHLTEWPPFVITLEDVELVHFERVQFHLKNFDMIFVFKDYHKKIAMVNAIPMNMLDHVKEWLNSCDIRYSEGVQSLNWAKIMKTITDDPEGFFESGGWTFLDPESDAENEEVDDEEEEDDDAYEPTDIESEEESDEDSDYSEASEDSESEEEELGSSEESGKDWSDLEREAAEEDNERSNYPADTYTKNKKKSKHDTPSPSKNRHSSKHKSSSSSKSKSSSKDRDRRSSDKHRSDRSRSGRSHKKVSPSKSSKHSPKKSDRHDKHKSSHSSSSSSKKRPRDDSSDRRKSKKSRK, encoded by the exons ATGGCAACCGTATCTCTCGACAAGGAGACATTCTTCCGGCGTATGAAACGCCTGTACAACGGCTGGAAG GATGGCGAAGTCGGGACTGATGACAGCTTTAGCAAAATGGACTGCCTCGTTTCGGCAGTGGGAACTGACGAGGACATAATCTACAGCAAGTCTATGGCTCTTCag ACTTGGTTGCTGAGCTACGAACTTACTGACACTATCATGATCCTCGCTGAGGATTGCATCTGTTTCTTGTCCAGCAAAAAGAAAATCGAATTTCTTCGACAGGTCGAGAGCGGAAAGACTGAAGAAACTGGAGTTCCTcctgttaaattatttgttcgaGACAAG agcgATGAAGACAAAGCAAACTTCGGTAAACTGATCGATGTAATAAAAGGAAGCAAAAAGGGTAAAACACTTGGTGTTTTCTCCAAAGAAAATTATCCTGGAGCTTTTATGGATGCTTGGAGGGCTGCCATGAAGGTTCATTCCTTCGAAACT aTTGACGTGAGCGCAGCAGCAGCCTACGTAATGTGTCCGAAAGAGGACGTAGAAatcttaacaataaaaaaagccTGCGTGGTGTCAGTAGACGTCTTCACCAAGTACCTCAAGGACCAGATAATGGAGATAATCGACTCGGACAAGAAAGTAAAGCACTCAAAGTTAGCCGAGGGCGTGGACGCAGCAGTCACTAACAAAAAGTACGTAACCGGCGTAGATACTTCTCAAGTAGACATGTGTTACCCCGCGATAATCCAGAGCGGGGGTAACTACACGCTCAAGTTCAGCGTGGTGAGCGACAAAAACACGCTCCACTTCGGGACGATTATTTGTTCCCTCGGAGCGAGGTACAAGTCTTACTGCTCGAACATCGTTCGTACGTTGCTGGTCAACCCAACGAGCGCGATCGAGCAGAACTACAACTTCCTTCTAGCTCTTCAGGAGGAAATAATGAAGAAGATGACTCCCAGCACCAAGATCAGCGCGGTCTACGAAGCGGGGATCGCGTATGTTAAGCAAGAGAAGCCCAACATGTTAGAtcatttaactaaaaattttggttttgcGATGGGGATAGAGTTTCGTGAGAGTTCGTTGATGATCGGGCCCAAGACTCATGCTCTGTTGAAGAAAGGCATGGTCTTTAATCTCCACGTGGGTCTGTCGAATTTAAACAACCCTGCGGCGACAGATAAGGAAGGAAAGAACTACGCTTTATTTATTGGAGACACTGTGCTCATCGGTGAGCCCGGAGCTCCTGCGACAATCTTGACCAACTCTAAAAAGAAGGTCAAGAACATCGGAATTTACCTTAAAGATGAagaggaagaagaagaagagggAAGTGGCAAGGAGAACGAACCCAAGCCGGAGATTCTTGGCCGAGGAAAGCGGACCGCTGTTATTGAAAGCAAGCTCAGGACTGAGCACAGCTCCGAGGAGAAGCGCAAGCAGCACCAGAAGGAACTCGCTCAGCAGCTGAATGAAATTGCCAAGGCTAGGCTGGCTCAGCAGTCTGGTGGCAAAGAGGAGGAGAAGATCCGTAAATCTACTGTCTCGTATAAGAGTCTCAGTCAAATGCCAAGAGAGCCGGAAGTCAAAGAGCTGAAGTTGTATGTTGATAAGAAGTACGAGACTGTTATCCTACCGGTGTTCGGAATTCCAGTTCCGTTTCACATATCGACTATCAAAAATATCTCCCAGAGTGTCGAAGGGGATTATACTTACCTCAGAATAAACTTTTTCCATCCTGGAGCTACTATGGGTCGCAATGAAGGCGGGAGTTATCCGCAGCCTGATGCCACTTTTGTTAAAGAAGTCACTTATCGCAGTACCAATACCAAAGAACCTGGAGAGATCTCGGCACCTTCTGCTAACCTCAACACCGCTTTCag attGATAAAAGAAGTCCAGAAAAAGTTCAAGAACCGCGAAGCAGAGGAACGAGAAAAAGAAGACTTGGTAAAGCAAGACACGCTAGTTCTCACGCAAAACAAAGGAAACCCCAAGCTAAAAGATCTGTACATCCGACCAAACATCGTCACCAAGAGAATGACGGGAACCTTGGAAGCCCACTCGAACGGGTTCCGCTACACGTCAGTCCGCGGAGACAAGGTTGACATCCTCTACAACAACATAAAGAACGCGTTCTTCCAGCCGGGCGACGGAGAGATGATCATCCTGCTGCACTTCCATCTGAAGCACGCGATAATGTTCGGGAAAAAGAAACACGTGGACGTGCAGTTCTACACAGAAGTCGGAGAGATCACCACGGATTTAGGCAAGCACCAGCACATGCACGATCGGGATGATCTTGCTGCGGAGCAGTCGGAGCGAGAGCTTAGACACAAGCTGAAGACTGCCTTCAAGAGCTTCTGCGAGAAGGTAGAGACGCTTACTAAGCAGGAGATTGAGTTTGATACTCCCTTCAGAGAGCTGGGATTCCCTGGTGCGCCTTTCAGGTCCACCGTGCTGCTCCAGCCGACCAGCGGTTGTCTAGTTCACTTGACAGAGTGGCCGCCATTCGTCATCACGCTGGAAGACGTCGAGCTGGTCCACTTCGAGCGTGTCCAGTTCCACCTCAAGAACTTTGACATGATTTTTGTCTTTAAAGATTACCACAAAAAAATCGCGATGGTCAACGCCATCCCGATGAACATGCTGGACCATGTCAAGGAGTGGCTGAACTCTTGTGACATAAGATACTCCGAGGGAGTCCAGTCGCTCAACTGGGCCAAGATTATGAAGACCATCACCGACGACCCTGAAGGATTTTTCGAAAGCGGTGGTTGGACCTTCTTGGACCCGGAGAGTGACGCCGAGAATGAAGAAGTTGATgacgaagaagaagaagacgaTGACGCTTACGAGCCCACGGATATTGAGAGCGAGGAGGAGTCTGATGAAGACTCAGATTATTCTGAAGCTTCTGAAGACTCTGAAAGCGAGGAAGAAGAGCTTGGAAGCTCTGAAGAGTCAGGAAAAGATTGGTCTGATCTCGAGCGAGAAGCTGCTGAGGAAGACAATGAAAGGAGCAATTATCCTGCGGATACTTACACCAAGAACAAGAAAAAGTCCAAGCACGACACTCCTTCGCCTTCGAAAAATCGGCACAGCTCCAAGCACAAGAGCTCTTCTAGCTCTAAGAGCAAAAGCAGCTCCAAAGATCGCGATCGCAGGTCTTCTGATAAGCAcag